A region of Plasmodium falciparum 3D7 genome assembly, chromosome: 12 DNA encodes the following proteins:
- a CDS encoding cysteine repeat modular protein 3, whose amino-acid sequence MKKIYLSICLMIIVIFKIFKKKQHIMDKHFYDRNFYKKHNHGFTCNLFLILYIPYKRSLCYDTLFNQMIKESTFPSKINVTYNLRYYILDIINPNIIKVNIFINYLILLYKINKNEIYARCPFFSSNNNITKIINNTISRVKIYNNFPFSVTGTTLFIQTNNINISTIYHKLENIIMNLHIFYSYKKFIFYKISKNVFIRKSIIIKYPNKRYLSERKYIEQNQKKSLKKLKHDEIKKVGERKKEKKKVRYSSYNKSYLNDEKNTFDNLHSAKYISKNRIIKYKINKIKKIEENVFKKINTKKHHINKNIKLESSGKKESKININNIIIHKNKDRHLMNNTNFVENPVTNDYIIYKQEFIRSVNTLTSLKLYGMNLNYLEYQILTIYDSTDECSGTKLAEINILEKYDSYMITDSFKIKKVGLFLICITLTSVEYVGVLKVQNNLIDDFDSIINNNNISTFNCSTDAKSILIYSKERIINLNTINNEEIKPEEFINLSKYSEYLQGDISLLACCVNSNGYVVVLDKDVIFVLYNKILKEIIIHFLKNPIAIYLYNHTIFITDAERKNIFRFVSKYILKKTSKKLTPIWNYYTYMKLQEENGVDLGKNMEGTSELISNILKTNKLLEKADTIKRMDEFNNGESYLIKNTKLLNSLRNFPKINKYPISLLNENFTLNYPSGIVVVNDTIYFVDTGLHVLFAYSLQKGIITEMFGYVNHEVKSENGLNKPYSLSLFSTNNGNTNLLFLSELTSSRILIFEINNSIKLYLIYNNNINFDIITSIVTTSYFLIICGLKQNMDIYKSYITFIKIEELSDIDIQYNEYDTTLYYGKKFSLDPLIKSPNINEFKMEQIDKFTNKIINTGLTIHKDTGIISGRINISAEFHINIFVKDYFKKKKLTFVNFVSLCPKGFNIENNKCIPCPIGLYYSNSKSINQCIPCENYRKHSTTLYNSAKSKTECLCKPGYFLKDKRCVKCVAGFYKDQIGNFKCQGTCENTKMSIEVGAKNYEELKCTCKDGYFTEKKKKECIPCPFGNYCIYNPKVKYKADIIRCKNNKLTLHRGSKSPNDCLCSQGYYHDYKMDECELCNYDQYKSHISNDPCVPFISKSLVNQEYLINEPYFQYTNIYIKQTSNIIFAPKKGSKMFHEATLCETGYSYSMNKSICSICRYNNYCLGLDHSSIICPKNSITIKLKSVSALDCLCIKGYGRIIINTNQSFTISCIPCPYNTFQPHHSYGKCIPCPPHTFTKITGATSITECIPKMGYYNISFEYIYEYSKQQMLNSIPHFIQYYHYFLKNQYEHFAKGKNNQKKMNNNNNNNKKYTCTTHKRIAINNKSNKHKKFPRYINVEEKKYIYKDKYNIPQITNNIHGLKSPYNNIFHTNYLKNIFIFMDLFKMNKYIYNQKSKQHRETIIYGHNNLSFVHIKNEKDFSYDEKKSKYNIKMENNNNNNNNNNNINIYSNNNLNFVRQMNEKNKEYTKLLSTKKRNISQSTSFLNNKIIYDDYRNLIFNTSDTYNHNVSKSINIISHDINDILKIIKAREENYFINKNKDIKYTCYENEENETSKKRNHFMYVYTIPEIDVMSCLNSCISNIYCTGIEMNTTDDKGKTNLFLMLYRSYGKTFIYFYKCSLYFYEDLTSYYKKENFKVIKNVEQYNNTHNKIISCVIQKNPILHLWKIYSFQKCPHNYYCEQESLKKKKCPPNSIKTIYDGTINDCLCLPGYYLKGNIQTCIPCEKGSYKNTISNDSCIKCPINFTTLFETSKSVYDCVCRKGYYFSWNTNIDTNDIEKKNIYNNNINSIYRNKNEIKLIKELEEEYAFNVEKKRKNKHKFILHKKLNNRYRENIHKKQISLKRKIKFLNEQKEINNHLNFLHVNEILNISFFNDNQNYIYKNKNKQENDTNIEINPVSKQTSLHSNNISNKYMRNNFLQINEKLYINNSNNNYNEYIHKAQCTKCPRKMFCPGYWLENYENEIHHPPIYCPKGSLILGTTIESTDIHKCICRKGYSINLSIKPNRNKNVNVNDNDNGNNNNNSNNNNNNSNGNSATLNNNNNMCVMCKEGYYKDVIDNSVCAGLCIEFSTSFKGSISKKQCFCTVGKYMIQDEKDENKCINCSKGSICIGGFKFKSLRELIKNQYYINLNIYDHSIPLPKKGYFATFQINHEDFKWKPLNSLHIEINNYEKGNIIITDKIILNVFHKKLHLINIGEKNKYDQADQGIYIKKNLNNNSFIHNNNNIKYIVEESKHLRDRTMANIPNEPILVNEKLEPIIYKNNFLMIDRIPDFHLCPISNRCMGTSSNLCFKGSEGYLCNNCSNSYDVIHFRSQCIKCRKKKTEMINLLIHKFLFYIIIFFIMYLNYYCYIKKNYLFISILKIWYLFIICFIPYSFIMEPIENHLKNYQSYFQLYIILPMRFIAHYFKLNCFFNNSYNEINNNITDNKVHIYIYIWYIQRFLKIAEPIFDCILFTLIFFIIYVLYISWNNEKIQIAQSVIKKQIENIQNNSYGKHIYDFYYYYYQNNVINIIKNTNNNCNVKNWSQSYYVHDYLSKTKKKKQKKKLSKWSLTQTKKKLIQRWKHKISRSFKHKKENSENYDYFENKENKENNSLCSESTKHDNTINNNYTTSSVEDKFIYTKKKTTYNNNTNQSCDDENIYNVKEKLLKKDITNNFGYEHIEKEKYWTSICLSNIYNIRALGLFRYIHPYNINIWDKMKRILSDLSCVYIIILYIYFPFIIINLLELVWCQPIQYKENPSLLILYHMPSQVCDLQNKLFLSGVLYSCFFLIIYIILFSIYIYDTSKSIKAIGSYSNNLKSYFLFNGHNYQNRCWEIINIIKVSFIIIPFICQLYTKRNVNSKYFICCCIVLVLITEVACILFYSPYDKRSDNLLQKLSLTSSFFILISYLTVQVGFFFDVTILNIIPIFLFFYFHVYVIKQIILDFAIYKNILKRKDNHISFDKKKKSNDMLNDYNFLFFFDKIEIDNKDSNTPKGIDTTVQCDEKEIKNKDDINNFNHNKINDVNNKRKKKKKKKKKKKKDETTKSPYNEEYNLLNFVLSSNNIPSYSIYFDDKEEEIYLFQNNNTRGYEYKKKIINNMKYNNDIKIEQTKRISLDLLHSDILYYNIRKGTINSDISNMNTYNNIKMRKQENNYYHQNDCNNINSDDYNNVCVQKRISNKLEHFIRIEREYDKEKHYIKNNEKNNSEDDMFFLNITHFINCFIDAINILYINQSYDKITVEWLSFITRFSICFIHWMKNHDENLINFVPLNDKQFELKKRNLLFYSLFTSYTEIYNLYHSINNSNSLAGCKKRFINSKNVSKPYKHIKKIKNKQGDLYGINNLNDTKDIGDKYQRNYKRNNYYNGNIKNEHLNNYDLNNYDLNNYDLDDYHIYNNDIYNNDIYNNHIDNIHLDNNHLDNHKKDKPFIITSASSPSLPCFNISDDQFFRCENDIIKLLFDETLFNNLTITLMEFYFAIYIIQFIESKKLSILINLFCEKKKFLSKERQFLKILMSRKHIIQKIIDKNNLSTHMNEYIEYNYYLEYNKKLKKQREKLLNLIINKKGQIRTLKSIKNLQLMEENMVQGKNNINTHFVKTLKKLLEHQPSHQSENNIK is encoded by the coding sequence CATCTGGTAAAAAGGAGTcgaaaattaatattaataatataataatacacaaaAATAAGGATAGACATTTGATGAATAATACAAATTTTGTGGAAAATCCTGTGacaaatgattatataatatataaacaagaATTTATTAGAAGTGTGAACACATTAACATCTTTAAAACTTTATGGTatgaatttaaattatttagaaTATCAAATATTAACTATATATGATTCAACTGATGAATGTAGCGGAACAAAATTGGcagaaataaatattcttgaaaaatatgattcTTATATGATTACtgattcttttaaaataaagaaagttGGTCTTTTCCTTATTTGTATTACTTTAACTTCTGTAGAATATGTAGGTGTATTAAAAgttcaaaataatttaattgatGACTTTGAtagtataataaataataataatatatcaacatTTAATTGTTCAACAGATGCAAAATcgatattaatttattctaAAGAAcgaattataaatttaaatactattaataatgaagaaattaaACCTGAAGAATTTATTAACCTTTCCAAATATTCTGAATATTTACAAGGTGATATTTCTCTTCTTGCTTGTTGTGTTAATAGCAATGGATATGTTGTGGTATTAGATAAAGatgttatatttgttttatataataaaatattaaaagaaattattattcactttttaaaaaatcctatagctatatatttatataatcatacaatatttataactGATGCGGAAcggaaaaatattttccgTTTTGTgtctaaatatattttaaaaaaaacatcgAAAAAATTGACACCTATATggaattattatacatatatgaaaCTCCAAGAAGAGAACGGGGTAGATTTAGGTAAGAATATGGAAGGAACGAGTGAAttaatatcaaatatattaaaaactaataaattattagaaaaaGCGGATACTATAAAACGTATGGATGAATTTAATAATGGAGAAAGTtatcttataaaaaatactaaattattaaatagtCTAAGAAATTTtccaaaaataaataaatatcctATAAGtctattaaatgaaaattttacATTAAATTATCCTTCAGGTATTGTAGTGGTTAAtgatacaatatattttgttgatACAGGATTACATGTATTATTTGCATATTCTTTACAAAAAGGAATTATAACAGAAATGTTTGGTTATGTAAATCATGAAGTGAAAAGTGAGAACGGATTAAATAAACCAtattcattatcattattttctacAAATAATGGTAATacgaatttattatttttaagtgAATTAACAAGTTCAcgtattttaatatttgaaataaataattctattaaattatatttaatttataataataacatcaATTTTGATATTATCACATCTATTGTAACTacttcttattttttaatcatatgtggtttaaaacaaaatatggatatttataaaagttatataacatttattaaaatagaaGAATTATCAGATATagatatacaatataatgaatatgatacaacattatattatggaaaaaaattttCTCTAGATCCTTTAATAAAAAGTCCAAATATTAATGAATTCAAAATGGAACAAATAGATAaatttacaaataaaataattaacacAGGATTAACAATTCATAAAGATACAGGAATTATTAGTGggagaataaatatatctgctgaatttcatattaatatatttgtaaaagattattttaaaaaaaaaaaattaacctTTGTAAACTTTGTTTCACTTTGTCCAAAAGGATttaatattgaaaataataaatgtataccATGTCCTATCggattatattattcaaataGTAAAAGTATAAACCAATGTATACCTTGTGAAAATTATAGAAAACATTCCACAACGTTATATAATTCTGCTAAATCAAAAACAGAATGTTTATGTAAACCCGGTTATTTTCTAAAAGACAAACGGTGTGTTAAATGTGTTGCTGGGTTTTATAAAGATCAAATAGGAAATTTCAAATGTCAGGGAACATgtgaaaatacaaaaatgaGTATAGAAGTAGGTgcaaaaaattatgaagaattaaaatgTACATGTAAAGATGGTTATTTtacagaaaaaaagaaaaaagaatgtATACCTTGTCCTTTTGGaaattattgtatatataatcctAAGGTAAAATATAAAGCAGATATTATACgttgtaaaaataataaattaactTTACACAGAGGTTCCAAATCACCTAATGATTGTTTATGTTCTCAAGGTTATTATCATGATTATAAAATGGATGAATGTGAATTATGTAATTATGATCAATATAAATCACATATTAGTAATGATCCATGTGTACCATTTATATCTAAATCGTTAGTTAATCAAGAATATCTAATCAATGAACCTTATTTtcaatatacaaatatatatattaaacaaacaagtaatattatttttgctCCTAAAAAAGGTTCTAAAATGTTCCACGAAGCTACTTTATGTGAAACAGGATATTCATATAGCATGAATAAATCTATATGTTCTATATgtagatataataattattgtttAGGTTTAGATCATTCAAGTATTATATGTCCTAAAAATTCTATAACTATCAAATTAAAAAGTGTTAGTGCTCTAGATTGTTTGTGTATAAAAGGATATGGAAGAATCATAATTAATACTAACCAATCATTTACAATATCCTGTATACCATGTCCATACAATACATTTCAACCTCATCATTCATATGGAAAATGTATTCCTTGTCCCCCTCATACATTTACTAAAATTACAGGAGCCACATCAATAACTGAATGTATACCCAAAATgggatattataatatatcattcgaatacatatatgaatattcaAAACAACAAATGTTGAACAGTATTCCACATTTTATTCAATACTATCATTACTTTTTAAAGAATCAATATGAACATTTTGCCAAAGGAAAGAATAatcaaaagaaaatgaataataataataataataataaaaaatatacatgtaCAACTCATAAACGAATTGCCATAAATAACAAAAGCaacaaacataaaaaatttcCACGTTACATTAATGtagaggaaaaaaaatatatatataaagataaatataacataccCCAAATtactaataatatacatgGTTTGAAAAGTccatacaataatatattccaCACAAATTatctaaaaaatatttttatatttatggatTTAttcaaaatgaataaatatatatataatcaaaagAGTAAACAACATAGAGAAACCATAATTTATGgtcataataatttatcatttgttcatataaagaatgaaaaggatttttcatatgatgaaaaaaaaagcaagtataatatcaaaatggaaaataataacaataataataataataataataatattaatatttatagtaataataatttaaattttgtGAGACAAATGaatgagaaaaataaagaatatacaaAACTACTATCAACAAAAAAACGTAATATATCTCAATCAACATCTTTTctaaataacaaaattatttacGATGATTATAGGAACTTAATATTCAATACATCGGACacatataatcataatgtatctaaaagtattaatataatatcacatgatattaatgatatattaaaaattataaaagcaagagaagaaaattattttattaataagaataaggacataaaatatacatgctatgaaaatgaagaaaatgaaacatctaaaaaaagaaatcattttatgtatgtatataccATACCTGAAATTGATGTAATGAGCTGTTTAAATTCTTGTATATCTAACATATATTGTACAGGTATCGAAATGAATACAACAGACGATAAAGGGAAAACAAATTTATTTCTTATGTTATACAGAAGTTATGGTAAAacgtttatttatttctataaatgcagtttatatttttatgaagatTTAACAtcgtattataaaaaagaaaattttaaagtaataaaaaatgtggaACAATATAACAATACacacaataaaataattagtTGTGTTATTCAAAAAAACCCTATACTTCATTTATGGAAAATTTATTCCTTTCAGAAATGTccacataattattattgcgAACAAgaatctttaaaaaaaaaaaaatgtccaCCAAATtcaataaaaacaatatatgaTGGAACCATAAATGATTGCTTATGTCTACCTGGTTATTActtaaaaggaaatatacAAACGTGTATCCCATGTGAAAAAGGAAGTTACAAAAATACAATATCTAACGATTCATGTATAAAATGCCCTATTAATTTTACTACATTATTTGAGACATCCAAATCTGTTTATGACTGTGTTTGTAGAAAAggatattatttttcatggAATACAAATATTGATACAaatgatatagaaaaaaaaaatatatataataataatattaattctaTATACaggaataaaaatgaaattaaattGATAAAAGAATTAGAAGAAGAATATGCATTTAAcgtagaaaagaaaagaaaaaataaacataaatttatattacataaaaaattgaATAATAGATATAGagaaaatattcataaaaaacaGATATCCCTAAAacgaaaaattaaatttcttaacgaacaaaaagaaataaataatcatttgaattttttaCATGTGAATGAAATTTTaaacatttctttttttaatgataatcaaaattatatatacaagaataaaaataaacaagaaAATGATACAAATATAGAAATCAATCCGGTATCTAAGCAAACATCTTTAcattcaaataatatttctaataaatatatgagaaataattttttacaaataaatgaaaaattgtACATTAATAATTCcaataataattacaatgaatatatacacaaGGCTCAATGTACCAAATGCCCTAGAAAAATGTTTTGTCCAGGTTATTGGTTAGAAAACTATGAAAATGAGATACACCATCCTCCTATATATTGCCCGAAAGGCTCTCTAATACTTGGTACAACGATAGAATCAACAGATATTcataaatgtatatgtagGAAGGGTTATAGTATAAATTTATCCATAAAACCAAATAGaaacaaaaatgtaaatgtaaatgataatgataatggtaataataataataatagtaataataataataataatagtaatggtAATAGTGCCACtctcaataataataataacatgtgTGTTATGTGCAAAGAGGGATATTATAAAGATGTTATAGATAATTCTGTATGTGCAGGATTATGCATAGAATTTTCTACATCTTTTAAAGGGTCCATTAGTAAAAAACAATGTTTTTGTACTGTTGGGAAATATATGATTCAAGatgaaaaagatgaaaataaatgCATTAACTGTTCGAAAGGATCAATATGTATAGGTggttttaaatttaaatcattaagggaattaataaaaaatcaatattatataaatttaaacatCTATGATCATTCTATACCTTTACcaaaaaaaggatatttcGCTACCTTCCAAATTAATCATGAAGATTTTAAATGGAAACCATTGAATTCATTACATAtagaaattaataattatgaaaaagggaatataataattactgacaaaattattcttaatgtgtttcataaaaaattgcatcttataaatataggcgaaaaaaataaatatgatcaaGCTGAtcaaggaatatatataaagaagaaCCTAAATAACAATTCTTTTatccataataataataatataaaatatattgtagAAGAAAGTAAACATTTAAGAGATCGAACAATGGCAAATATTCCTAATGAACCTATATTagtaaatgaaaaattagaaccaataatatataaaaataattttttaatgataGATAGAATACCTGATTTTCATTTATGTCCAATTAGTAATAGATGTATGGGTACTTCATCTAATTTATGTTTTAAAGGTTCAGAAggatatttatgtaataattgTTCAAATAGTTATGATGTTATTCATTTTCGATCACAATGTATTAAAtgtagaaagaaaaaaacagaaatgataaatttattaatacataaatttttgttttatataattatattttttataatgtatttaaattattattgttatataaaaaagaattatttatttattagtatattaaaaatatggtatctctttattatatgttttataccATATAGTTTTATTATGGAACCTATAGAAAATCATCTCAAAAATTACCAATCATATTtccaattatatataatattaccaATGAGATTTATAGcacattattttaaattgaaTTGTTTCtttaataattcatataacgaaataaacaataatataacagATAATaaggtacatatatatatatacatatggtATATACAAAGATTTCTTAAAATAGCTGAACCAATATTTGATTGTATTCTTTTTACGttgatttttttcataatatatgttttatatatttcgtggaataatgaaaaaatacaaatagcTCAAAgtgttataaaaaaacaaattgaaaatatacaaaataattcgtatggaaaacatatatatgacttttattattattattatcagaataatgtaattaatataataaaaaatacaaataataattgtaatgtTAAAAATTGGAGTCAATCTTATTATGTTCATGATTATTtatcaaaaacaaaaaaaaaaaaacaaaaaaaaaaactatccAAATGGAGTCTCAcacaaacaaaaaagaagTTAATCCAAAGATGGAAACATAAAATAAGCAGATCATTTAAacataaaaaggaaaattctgaaaattatgattatttcGAAAATAAAGAGAATAAAGAGAATAATAGTTTATGTAGTGAATCAACCAAACATGACAatactataaataataattatactaCTTCTTCTGTTGAAGACAAGTTTATATATACGAAAAAAAAGacaacatataataataatacaaaccAATCAtgtgatgatgaaaatatatataatgttaaagaaaaattattaaaaaaagatataacaaataattttggatatgaacatattgaaaaagagaaatattGGACAAGTATTTgtttatcaaatatatataatattagagCATTAGGTTTATTTCGTTATATACAtccttataatataaatatatgggaTAAAATGAAACGTATATTATCTGATTTGtcatgtgtatatattataatattatatatttatttccctttcataataataaatttattagaaCTTGTATGGTGTCAACCTATtcaatataaagaaaatccttctttattaattttatatcatatgcCATCACAAGTATGTGATCttcaaaataaattatttttatcaggagttttatattcttgtttttttttaattatatatatcatattattttctatctatatttatgataCATCAAAAAGCATCAAAGCCATTGGATCCtattcaaataatttaaaaagttactttttatttaatggACATAATTATCAAAATAGATGTTgggaaattataaatattatcaaagtatcatttattattattccttTTATATGTCAATTATATACTAAAAGAAATGTgaattcaaaatattttatatgttgttGTATAGTACTTGTATTGATTACAGAAGTTgcatgtattttattttattctccTTATGATAAAAGATCAGataatttattacaaaaattaaGTCTCacatcttctttttttattttaatttcctATTTGACCGTACAAGTAGGTTTCTTTTTTGATGTTACAATCTTAAATATTAttcctatttttttatttttctattttcatgtatatgttataaaacaaattatcTTGGATTTTGCAATTTATAAGAACATCTTAAAAAGGAAAGACAATCATATATcttttgataaaaaaaaaaaatctaatGATATGTTGAATgactataattttttatttttttttgataaaatagAGATAGATAACAAAGATTCAAACACACCCAAAGGAATCGATACAACCGTGCAATGTGATGAAaaggaaattaaaaataaggatgatataaataattttaatcataataaaataaatgatgtaaataacaaaagaaaaaaaaaaaaaaaaaaaaaaaaaaaaaaaaaaaaggacgAAACAACAAAAAGTCCTtataatgaagaatataatttgttaaattttgttttaagttcaaataatattccttcttattcaatatattttgatgatAAGGAAGAAGAAATATACCTATTTCAGAATAATAACACAAGAggatatgaatataaaaagaaaattattaacaatatgaaatataataatgatataaaaatagagCAAACAAAAAGAATCAGTTTAGATTTACTACATTCAGATATACTTTATTATAACATAAGGAAGGGAACTATTAATAGTGATATATCAAATATGAATacctataataatataaaaatgagaaagcaagaaaataattattaccaTCAAAAtgattgtaataatataaatagtgatgattataataatgtttgTGTACAAAAAAGAATATCAAATAAATTAGAACATTTTATTAGAATTGAAAGAGAatatgataaagaaaaacattatataaaaaataatgaaaaaaataattcagaAGATGATATgtttttcttaaatattacacattttataaattgtTTTATTGATGCAAtaaatattctatatataaatcaatcatatgataaaataacaGTTGAGTGGTTAAGTTTTATAACAAGATTTTCCATATGTTTTATACACTGGATGAAAAACCATGatgaaaatttaattaaCTTTGTACCATTAAATGATAAACAatttgaattaaaaaaaagaaatcttCTTTTCTATTCTTTATTTACATCTTAtacagaaatatataatctttATCATTCTATCAACAATAGTAATTCTCTTGCAGGATGTAAAAAACGGTTtattaattcaaaaaatgtAAGTAAACCATAtaaacacataaaaaaaatcaaaaataaaCAAGGTGATCTTTAtggtataaataatttaaacgATACAAAAGATATAGGTGACAAATATCAGAGAAATTATAAGAGAAATAACTACTACAATGGTAATATCAAAAATgaacatttaaataattatgatttaaataattatgatttaaataattatgatttagatgattatcatatatataataatgatatatataataatgatatatataataaccatATAGATAATATCCATTTAGATAATAACCATTTAGATAATCATAAAAAGGACAaaccttttattattacatcaGCAAGTTCTCCCTCTCTTCCATGCTTCAACATTTCAGACGATCAATTTTTTAGATGTGAGAATGATATAATTAAGCTATTATTCGATGAaactttatttaataatttaacaaTTACACTAATGGAATTTTATTTTgcaatttatataatacaatttaTTGAGAGTAAAAAGCTAtcaatattaattaatttattctgtgaaaaaaaaaaattcttaagTAAAGAGAGgcaatttttaaaaatactcATGTCAAGAAAACATAtcatacaaaaaattatagataaaaataatttatccacacatatgaatgaatatatcgaatataattattatttagaatataataaaaaattgaaaaagcAAAGAGAAAAATTACTAAAtctaattataaataaaaaaggacaAATTCGAACACTTAAAAGCATAAAAAATTTGCAACTTATGGAAGAAAATATGGTACAagggaaaaataatataaatacacattTTGTTAAAACATTAAAGAAGTTATTAGAACATCAACCATCACACCAATCagaaaataacataaaataa